Proteins co-encoded in one Synechococcus elongatus PCC 6301 genomic window:
- the cobN gene encoding cobaltochelatase subunit CobN, which produces MHRLAAIPGGWTPATEGVIFVEQSPAPIVFLTAADTDVSAIAQARAFLPADFPAVRVVNLLQLQQQLSIDTYAESVLAQAQVILLRLLGGRSYWSYGLEVVRETVERSGATLIVLPGDNQPDLDLMSQSALPLAEVQQGWQYFLEGGVANLANALRWAAHQGVSPRFSYEAPQRIPAVGRYPFLTALDYATTPQVGILFYRAHYLAGNLAAIDALCQALCDRSLYPVPLFVTSLRDAEIQAEIVDYFKYQPESEIQVLINTTSFSVLQPLALQREAIAEAEPSQLWQLLNVPVLQVILSGGSLESWQQDWRGLSPRDVAMNVALPEVDGRIITRAISFKATQGWNPALETDVLGYQPLPDRIQFVADLAANWVKLRTKPTCDRKVALILANYPTRNGRIANGVGLDTPASCLEILKALRQEGYYLSDLPEDVDQLIQQLTTGITNDPETQGLNPIYQCLSHEHYSAWFQTLPKTVQSAIQTRWGQPESNFAIAGIQFGNVFIGIQPARGYDRDPALNYHAPDLEPTHDYLAFYEWLRSDFGADAIVHVGKHGNLEWLPGKSLALSEQCYPEIALGPLPHFYPFIVNDPGEGSQAKRRSQAVILDHLTPPMTRAELYGGLQKLESLIDEYYDAQTLDPKRLPAIRDRISQLIQQDHLSAEIQGLTPDQDPRQLDPDQLAALITNADRYLCELKESQIRDGLHIFGSCPQGRQLRDLIISIARHPTAGRQGLTRAIAQAYGLEFDPLTADLASLLTPNLQVQSHCCRTVGEAVEQLEAIAADAIDQLLQGQAITTVTDSIELQAELDWIEQSLLPNLRQTDQEMTALLRGLAGHYIPAGPSGAPTRGRPEVLPTGRNFYAVDIRSLPTESAWDVGRKAADRLIEAYTQEQGEYPQTLALSLWGTATMRTGGDDLAEAMALIGVQPVWEGSSRRVIDFEILPLSLLQRPRVDVTLRISGFFRDAFPNLIDLFDQAIAAVADSDEPEDWNPIAAKVRQETKSWQQQGLTLEQAQRRSRYRVFGSKPGAYGAGLQGLIESQNWDSADDLGRAYLNWSSYAYSGQGIGQPEPEAFTQRLQQLQIVLQNQDNREHDLLDSDDYYQFQGGLAAATALIQGQQPQLYFGDHSCMDNPRVRSLQQEIARVYRSRVINPKWIEGAMRHGYKGAFEMAATLDFLFAYDATTAIVPDYMYQGVAETYLLDPKIQAFIQTHNPLALRDMADRLLKAHQRDLWQQVSPALLDQLRSLSLEAEADIEGRLGSIPDNKLR; this is translated from the coding sequence ATGCACCGACTCGCGGCCATCCCCGGCGGTTGGACACCAGCCACCGAGGGCGTGATCTTCGTGGAACAGTCGCCTGCCCCGATTGTTTTTCTGACGGCGGCCGACACGGATGTCAGCGCGATCGCCCAAGCTCGGGCTTTTTTGCCCGCTGACTTTCCCGCTGTGCGCGTGGTCAATCTGCTGCAGTTACAGCAGCAACTGTCGATTGATACCTACGCCGAGTCGGTGCTGGCACAGGCGCAGGTTATCCTGCTGCGGTTGCTGGGAGGCCGCTCCTACTGGTCTTACGGCTTAGAGGTTGTGCGCGAGACGGTTGAGCGCAGTGGGGCCACACTGATTGTCTTGCCGGGCGACAATCAGCCAGATTTAGACTTGATGAGCCAGTCGGCCTTACCCTTGGCTGAGGTGCAGCAAGGCTGGCAATACTTTCTCGAAGGCGGTGTTGCCAATCTGGCCAATGCCCTGCGATGGGCAGCCCACCAAGGTGTATCCCCAAGGTTTAGTTATGAAGCACCGCAACGAATTCCAGCGGTAGGTCGCTATCCCTTCCTGACAGCACTAGACTATGCAACCACACCGCAGGTCGGCATTCTTTTCTATCGTGCTCACTATCTAGCAGGGAATCTGGCGGCGATTGATGCACTTTGCCAAGCCTTGTGCGATCGCAGTCTCTATCCAGTGCCGCTCTTTGTGACATCCCTGCGTGATGCGGAGATCCAAGCGGAGATAGTTGACTACTTCAAATATCAGCCTGAATCCGAGATTCAAGTCCTGATCAACACCACCAGTTTTTCAGTTTTGCAACCGCTAGCACTGCAGCGGGAAGCGATCGCAGAAGCAGAACCCTCGCAGCTTTGGCAGTTGCTTAATGTACCAGTCTTACAAGTCATCCTCAGCGGCGGTAGCCTCGAGAGTTGGCAACAGGATTGGCGAGGTTTATCACCACGAGATGTGGCGATGAATGTCGCCTTGCCAGAAGTCGATGGCCGGATCATTACCCGGGCAATTTCCTTCAAAGCGACTCAAGGCTGGAATCCAGCCTTAGAAACCGATGTTTTGGGCTATCAGCCCTTGCCCGATCGCATTCAGTTCGTAGCGGATTTAGCAGCGAATTGGGTGAAGTTACGAACAAAACCAACCTGCGACCGCAAAGTAGCACTGATCCTTGCGAACTATCCAACTCGCAATGGTCGTATTGCTAATGGCGTTGGTTTAGATACCCCTGCAAGCTGTCTAGAAATCCTTAAAGCTTTGCGACAGGAAGGGTATTATCTCAGCGATCTTCCCGAGGATGTCGATCAACTCATTCAGCAACTCACTACAGGTATTACCAATGATCCTGAAACCCAAGGGCTGAATCCCATTTATCAGTGCTTGAGCCACGAGCACTATTCTGCTTGGTTCCAGACGCTACCCAAAACTGTTCAGTCTGCAATTCAAACTCGCTGGGGTCAGCCTGAATCCAATTTTGCGATCGCGGGGATTCAGTTTGGGAATGTCTTCATTGGAATTCAACCAGCTCGGGGCTACGATCGCGATCCAGCCTTGAACTATCACGCACCCGATCTTGAGCCGACTCATGACTATTTAGCCTTTTATGAGTGGCTGCGATCGGATTTTGGGGCTGATGCGATTGTCCATGTCGGCAAGCATGGCAACCTAGAATGGCTACCGGGCAAAAGTCTGGCACTTTCTGAGCAGTGCTATCCCGAAATTGCTCTTGGTCCGCTGCCCCATTTCTATCCCTTTATTGTCAACGATCCCGGTGAGGGTTCTCAAGCAAAACGGCGATCGCAGGCAGTTATTCTCGATCACCTGACGCCTCCGATGACACGAGCTGAACTCTATGGCGGGCTGCAAAAGCTAGAGAGTCTAATTGATGAATATTACGATGCTCAAACGCTTGACCCCAAGCGACTACCTGCAATTCGCGATCGCATTAGCCAACTGATTCAACAAGATCATCTCAGTGCTGAAATTCAGGGTTTGACGCCAGATCAAGATCCTCGGCAACTCGATCCCGATCAACTGGCTGCCTTGATTACTAATGCCGATCGCTATCTCTGTGAACTGAAAGAGTCACAAATTCGCGATGGTCTCCATATCTTTGGCAGTTGCCCCCAAGGTCGACAGCTGCGCGATCTGATCATTTCCATTGCTCGCCATCCCACAGCCGGTCGCCAAGGTTTAACCCGCGCGATCGCTCAAGCCTACGGATTGGAATTTGATCCTCTGACAGCAGATCTAGCTAGTCTATTGACGCCCAACCTGCAAGTACAGTCCCACTGCTGCAGAACAGTAGGCGAAGCAGTTGAGCAACTAGAGGCGATCGCGGCGGATGCAATTGATCAGTTACTACAAGGGCAGGCAATCACGACCGTTACTGACTCAATTGAGCTACAGGCAGAACTCGATTGGATTGAACAATCGCTGTTGCCCAACCTCCGGCAAACCGATCAGGAAATGACAGCATTGCTGCGCGGTCTGGCCGGTCACTATATTCCTGCTGGCCCTTCGGGTGCCCCAACTCGTGGCCGACCTGAAGTTTTACCAACGGGTCGCAATTTCTACGCCGTCGATATTCGATCGCTGCCAACAGAAAGTGCTTGGGATGTGGGACGCAAAGCAGCCGATCGCTTGATCGAGGCCTACACCCAAGAGCAGGGCGAATATCCGCAGACACTGGCTCTGTCGTTGTGGGGAACCGCCACGATGCGCACCGGCGGTGATGATCTGGCCGAAGCAATGGCGCTGATTGGCGTGCAGCCGGTTTGGGAGGGCAGTTCGCGGCGGGTGATTGATTTTGAAATCCTGCCGCTATCACTATTGCAACGCCCGAGAGTCGATGTCACTTTGCGAATTTCCGGCTTCTTTCGAGATGCATTTCCCAATCTGATTGACTTGTTTGACCAAGCAATCGCAGCAGTTGCCGATTCAGACGAGCCTGAAGATTGGAATCCGATCGCTGCCAAAGTTCGTCAAGAAACTAAGAGTTGGCAACAGCAAGGATTGACGCTCGAGCAAGCCCAACGGCGATCGCGTTATCGGGTCTTCGGTTCCAAGCCCGGTGCCTACGGCGCGGGTTTGCAGGGGTTAATTGAATCGCAGAATTGGGACTCTGCCGATGATTTGGGGCGGGCCTATCTCAATTGGAGTAGCTATGCTTACAGCGGACAAGGCATTGGTCAGCCTGAGCCCGAAGCATTTACGCAACGACTCCAACAGCTACAAATTGTGCTCCAGAATCAGGACAATCGCGAGCACGACCTACTTGATTCCGATGACTATTATCAGTTTCAAGGTGGGCTAGCAGCAGCGACAGCCTTGATTCAAGGGCAGCAACCCCAGCTCTACTTTGGGGATCATTCCTGTATGGATAATCCCAGGGTGCGATCGCTACAACAAGAAATAGCGAGGGTTTATCGTTCCCGCGTCATCAATCCCAAATGGATTGAAGGGGCAATGCGCCATGGTTATAAAGGCGCATTTGAAATGGCTGCAACGCTCGACTTTTTGTTTGCCTATGATGCAACAACGGCAATTGTTCCCGACTATATGTATCAGGGAGTTGCTGAGACTTATTTACTTGATCCCAAAATTCAAGCCTTCATTCAAACCCACAATCCTTTGGCCTTGCGAGATATGGCTGATCGCCTCCTAAAAGCTCATCAGCGAGATCTCTGGCAACAGGTCAGTCCGGCACTCCTTGATCAACTGCGATCGCTTTCCCTTGAAGCAGAAGCTGATATTGAAGGTCGACTAGGAAGTATTCCAGATAACAAGTTGCGCTAG
- a CDS encoding DUF1269 domain-containing protein produces MSSLVVVGFPNSQEAEEVRIKLAQLQTEHLIALEDAVVVSKDSEGHVKLNQAINLTATGAVSGGFWGTLVGLIFLNPLAGAAIGAAAGALSGSLSDIGINDDFLREVGETLQVGSAALCLLIREATPDRILKELRVYAKDARILQTNLSFADEENLKAALEKAKAEAQALRLN; encoded by the coding sequence ATGAGTTCACTTGTTGTTGTCGGATTTCCCAATTCGCAAGAAGCCGAAGAAGTCCGAATCAAACTTGCTCAGCTACAGACAGAACATTTAATTGCCCTAGAAGATGCTGTTGTTGTCAGCAAGGATTCCGAGGGCCATGTCAAACTCAATCAAGCGATTAATTTAACGGCAACTGGTGCCGTCAGCGGCGGTTTTTGGGGCACCCTTGTCGGCTTGATCTTCCTCAATCCCTTGGCGGGTGCGGCGATCGGTGCAGCGGCTGGTGCACTCAGCGGTTCCTTGAGCGACATTGGCATCAACGATGACTTTCTGCGCGAGGTCGGCGAAACCCTGCAGGTCGGATCAGCCGCCCTCTGCCTCCTCATCCGCGAAGCAACCCCCGATCGCATCCTGAAAGAGTTGCGAGTCTACGCCAAAGACGCCCGGATTCTACAAACGAACTTGAGCTTTGCCGATGAAGAAAACCTCAAGGCAGCCCTAGAAAAAGCCAAAGCCGAAGCCCAAGCCCTGCGTCTCAATTAA
- a CDS encoding response regulator transcription factor, with protein sequence MKPRILVIDDDSAILELVAVNLEMSGYDVRKAEDGIKGQALAVQLVPDLIMLDLMLPRVDGFTVCQRLRRDERTAEIPVLMLTALGQTQDKVEGFNAGADDYLTKPFEVEEMLARVRALLRRTDRIPHAARHSEILSYGPLTLIPERFEAIWFNRTVKLTHLEFELLHCLLQRHGQTVAPSEILKEVWGYDPDDDIETIRVHIRHLRTKLEPDPRHPRYIKTVYGAGYCLELPAETELHQHADQFPSAS encoded by the coding sequence ATGAAACCCCGCATCCTCGTGATCGATGATGACTCAGCCATCTTGGAGCTGGTCGCCGTCAATCTGGAGATGTCTGGCTATGACGTACGCAAAGCTGAGGACGGCATTAAAGGTCAGGCTTTAGCTGTTCAGCTAGTTCCCGACCTGATCATGCTGGATCTAATGCTGCCGCGGGTTGATGGCTTTACCGTCTGTCAGCGACTGCGGCGCGATGAGCGTACTGCCGAAATTCCGGTGCTGATGCTGACCGCCCTCGGACAGACTCAGGATAAGGTTGAAGGCTTCAACGCGGGTGCTGACGATTATCTGACTAAGCCCTTCGAAGTTGAAGAGATGCTGGCCCGCGTGCGTGCCTTGCTGCGGCGCACCGATCGCATTCCCCATGCAGCCCGCCATAGCGAAATTCTCAGCTACGGTCCGCTGACCCTGATTCCCGAGCGGTTTGAGGCCATTTGGTTCAACCGCACGGTCAAGCTGACTCACTTGGAATTTGAGTTGTTGCACTGCCTGTTGCAACGCCACGGCCAAACGGTTGCGCCGAGCGAAATCCTCAAAGAAGTCTGGGGCTATGATCCCGACGATGACATCGAGACGATTCGCGTCCACATCCGTCATCTGCGCACCAAGCTCGAGCCCGATCCCCGGCACCCGCGCTACATCAAAACGGTCTATGGAGCGGGCTACTGCCTTGAGCTGCCGGCCGAGACGGAACTCCACCAACACGCCGATCAGTTTCCTTCGGCGTCCTGA
- a CDS encoding DNA polymerase III subunit delta', translated as MNPFAPLIGQDLAVQLLLAACDRDRLAPAYLFAGPDGTGRGLAARCWAPLLLADQSGRVARGNHPDLLWVEPTYSQQGTLIPASQAQAQGIQRRTPPQVRLEQIRQITQFLARPPLAAPRSLVVIEQAETMAEAAANGLLKTLEEPGQATIILMAPSPELLLPTLVSRCQRIPFYRLSEQAMAQILQTHGFTEILDAPAVLALAQGSPGAAISHWQQLQAIPPELRDRLQQRPNSLQVALELAQAIDAGLDVEAQLWLCRYLQQQGWSQQQLQSQQLLQLEQAQKQLRAFVQPRLVWEVLLSAWVQDAEGN; from the coding sequence ATGAATCCCTTTGCGCCGCTCATCGGTCAAGACCTTGCCGTTCAGTTGCTGCTGGCAGCCTGCGATCGCGATCGCTTGGCGCCGGCTTACCTGTTTGCTGGTCCTGATGGCACCGGTCGTGGACTGGCTGCCCGTTGTTGGGCACCGCTCCTCTTGGCTGATCAGTCGGGACGGGTCGCTCGCGGCAATCATCCCGATCTGCTCTGGGTTGAGCCGACTTATTCCCAGCAGGGAACCTTGATTCCTGCAAGTCAAGCCCAAGCCCAGGGAATTCAGCGGCGAACACCGCCCCAAGTGCGACTGGAGCAAATTCGCCAAATCACTCAGTTTCTGGCACGACCTCCTCTCGCTGCCCCGCGATCACTGGTGGTGATTGAACAGGCTGAAACGATGGCTGAGGCGGCAGCCAATGGGTTGCTCAAAACGCTAGAAGAGCCCGGTCAAGCCACGATTATCCTGATGGCACCGAGTCCTGAGCTGCTACTGCCAACCCTTGTTTCTCGTTGCCAGCGAATTCCCTTCTATCGCCTTTCTGAGCAGGCGATGGCGCAAATTTTGCAGACCCACGGCTTTACAGAAATTCTCGACGCGCCAGCGGTTCTGGCCTTAGCTCAAGGCAGTCCAGGAGCAGCTATCAGCCATTGGCAACAACTGCAAGCAATCCCGCCAGAATTGCGCGATCGCCTTCAGCAACGGCCAAACTCTTTGCAAGTGGCTTTGGAACTGGCGCAAGCGATCGATGCTGGCCTCGACGTCGAAGCCCAGCTTTGGCTTTGTCGCTACCTCCAGCAGCAGGGCTGGTCCCAGCAACAGCTGCAGTCCCAGCAACTGCTCCAGCTCGAACAGGCACAGAAACAACTGCGAGCCTTTGTTCAGCCGCGACTCGTCTGGGAAGTGCTGCTCAGTGCTTGGGTTCAGGACGCCGAAGGAAACTGA
- the tmk gene encoding dTMP kinase — translation MNFGNFIVLEGIDGCGKSTQLQRLVNWLPHSSLLQPGQVIVATREPGDTALGQALRSLLLTQDWADQPLQPMAELLLYAADRAQHVETVLRPQLAAGAVVVCDRYVDSTVAYQGYGRGLDQSAIAQLNALATAGLRSDLTLWLDLPVAIAAERCQARGQGDRMEAAGLAFQERLRQGFQAIAAAEPDRVVRIDAAGDPDQVAARIQAVVQQRWPR, via the coding sequence TTGAACTTCGGTAACTTCATTGTCCTAGAAGGCATTGATGGCTGCGGCAAAAGCACGCAGCTACAGCGCTTGGTTAATTGGCTGCCCCACTCCTCGTTATTGCAACCTGGGCAAGTGATTGTGGCGACGCGAGAGCCGGGCGACACGGCCTTAGGTCAAGCCCTGCGATCGCTGCTCTTGACTCAGGATTGGGCAGATCAGCCACTGCAACCGATGGCGGAGCTGTTGCTCTATGCGGCCGATCGCGCTCAGCATGTGGAAACCGTGCTCAGGCCCCAACTAGCCGCAGGTGCCGTTGTCGTCTGCGATCGCTATGTAGATTCCACGGTGGCCTACCAAGGCTATGGCCGGGGTTTGGATCAGTCTGCGATCGCCCAACTCAATGCCCTTGCGACTGCTGGTTTGCGCAGTGATCTGACCCTCTGGCTTGATTTGCCCGTGGCGATCGCGGCAGAACGCTGCCAAGCTCGGGGTCAGGGCGATCGGATGGAGGCCGCAGGGCTGGCGTTTCAAGAGCGCCTGCGTCAAGGATTTCAGGCGATCGCGGCGGCAGAGCCTGATCGGGTGGTTCGCATCGATGCAGCTGGAGATCCTGATCAGGTTGCCGCTCGTATTCAAGCCGTGGTGCAACAGCGCTGGCCCCGGTGA
- a CDS encoding chorismate lyase — protein MASSDRGTSTLQGWHALQTLWRGDQRSVIQGLPHSQLAPAWQLLLLGDGSPTRHLQLLTGEPTAVDVIEMAPIADQDDGAPPPIRAIAGPRLRRQVWLRTASGQRLAYATSWWTQQRVDAYLRDRAQPIWANLADLRTELYRDIQGVEYGDSAALSEAFGQTGPFWGRYYLFWHQGQPLTLIYEVFSPAIATYLGPSTPQPVV, from the coding sequence ATGGCTTCCAGCGATCGCGGTACTTCCACTTTGCAGGGCTGGCATGCCTTACAAACGCTCTGGCGGGGCGATCAGCGATCGGTCATTCAGGGATTGCCCCACAGTCAACTCGCTCCCGCTTGGCAATTGCTCCTGCTGGGGGATGGCTCGCCCACACGCCACCTACAGCTCCTGACAGGGGAACCGACTGCGGTGGACGTCATCGAAATGGCCCCGATCGCCGATCAAGATGACGGCGCCCCTCCACCAATCCGTGCGATCGCGGGGCCACGGCTACGGCGACAGGTCTGGTTGCGCACTGCTTCCGGTCAGCGTCTCGCCTACGCCACCTCTTGGTGGACCCAGCAGCGGGTTGATGCCTACCTACGCGATCGCGCCCAACCGATTTGGGCCAATCTTGCCGATTTACGGACAGAGCTCTATCGCGATATCCAAGGCGTTGAATACGGTGATAGCGCCGCTCTGAGTGAGGCTTTCGGCCAGACTGGGCCGTTCTGGGGACGCTATTACCTGTTCTGGCACCAAGGACAGCCGCTGACGCTAATCTATGAGGTGTTTTCGCCGGCGATCGCCACCTATCTCGGACCAAGTACACCTCAGCCTGTGGTTTAG
- a CDS encoding GntR family transcriptional regulator, translated as MIRFHIQADSDIPASTQLYNQIHFAIASRQYPPGHKLPSTRQLAMQTGLHRNTISKVYRLLEEDGVVEAQAGSGIYVRGGNDPRETAKSQRLRKQYPDIDQQIRDHIDTLLQQGCSLAEIRELFLAEVDWRLRCSASVLVTAPLQDLGAAELMYRELSQALGVPVEVVPLEELGAILKQKDSGTVVTSHYFFQDAEAITASLGARTIALDLYDYREELSFLSQQKEGSCIGIVSISPGILRAAEIIIHSLRGEALLIMSCQPNDQTKLEAMLRSASVIICDQSSIDNVKQRVSAIRDDLIRLPRLLCSKSYISEASIALLKRELGLN; from the coding sequence ATGATTCGTTTTCACATCCAAGCCGACAGCGACATCCCTGCGTCGACACAGCTATACAACCAGATTCACTTCGCGATCGCGTCTCGCCAGTATCCGCCGGGGCACAAGCTGCCCAGCACCCGCCAGCTAGCCATGCAGACGGGATTGCATCGCAACACGATCAGCAAGGTCTATCGCCTGCTCGAAGAAGACGGCGTTGTCGAAGCCCAGGCCGGTTCCGGCATCTATGTGCGGGGGGGCAATGACCCTCGTGAGACGGCGAAGAGTCAGCGCTTGCGCAAGCAGTATCCCGATATCGATCAACAGATTCGTGATCACATTGACACGTTGTTGCAGCAGGGTTGCTCCCTAGCTGAGATCCGTGAACTGTTCTTAGCAGAGGTGGATTGGCGGTTGCGCTGTAGCGCCAGCGTCCTAGTCACAGCGCCTTTGCAAGACCTAGGAGCGGCGGAGTTGATGTATCGGGAGCTGTCCCAAGCCTTGGGTGTGCCCGTTGAAGTGGTTCCCTTGGAAGAGTTGGGCGCCATCCTCAAACAAAAAGACAGCGGCACTGTGGTCACAAGCCACTACTTCTTCCAAGATGCCGAGGCGATTACTGCTAGCCTTGGGGCTCGCACGATCGCGCTGGATCTCTACGACTATCGCGAAGAACTCTCATTCTTGAGTCAGCAAAAGGAAGGTAGCTGCATCGGCATTGTCAGTATTAGCCCGGGCATCCTGCGGGCGGCGGAAATTATCATCCACAGCTTGCGCGGCGAAGCACTGCTGATCATGTCCTGTCAGCCCAATGACCAAACCAAGTTGGAAGCGATGCTGCGCAGTGCGTCGGTGATCATCTGCGATCAATCCAGCATTGACAACGTCAAGCAGCGCGTCAGTGCGATTCGGGACGACTTGATCCGCTTACCCCGTTTGCTCTGCAGCAAAAGCTACATCAGCGAGGCCTCGATCGCTCTGCTGAAGCGGGAACTGGGTTTGAACTAA
- a CDS encoding dienelactone hydrolase family protein → MSTAIATEWVKVPAPDLEIDAYVAAPSEPGRYPAVVVIQEIFGINSHIRSVVERLARQGFVAIAPAIYQRTAPGIELNYTVEDMAIGSRHKELTTAPQLLSDLEAVIAYLRSRPDAKADAVGTIGFCFGGHVVYLAATLPAVQATAAFYGAGIATFTPGGGEPTISRTPAIGGTVYAFYGTTDPLIPIEEIDQVEAALTAASDRHRVFRYAAGHGFFCDQRSDYVPAAAADAWDKVLELYHSTL, encoded by the coding sequence ATGTCCACTGCGATCGCCACTGAATGGGTTAAGGTTCCAGCCCCCGATCTCGAAATTGATGCCTACGTAGCCGCGCCGAGCGAACCCGGTCGCTACCCTGCAGTAGTGGTGATTCAAGAGATTTTTGGCATCAATAGCCATATTCGATCAGTGGTCGAACGATTGGCCAGACAAGGGTTTGTGGCGATCGCACCCGCTATCTATCAGCGCACCGCCCCTGGCATTGAACTGAATTACACCGTCGAAGACATGGCGATCGGCAGCCGCCACAAGGAGCTGACCACCGCCCCGCAGCTGCTCAGTGATCTGGAGGCTGTCATTGCCTATCTCCGCAGTCGTCCCGACGCCAAGGCAGATGCTGTGGGCACGATTGGCTTTTGCTTTGGTGGCCATGTCGTCTATCTGGCGGCAACTTTGCCTGCTGTACAAGCGACTGCCGCTTTCTACGGTGCGGGAATTGCGACCTTTACGCCGGGTGGCGGTGAACCGACGATCAGCCGCACACCTGCGATTGGGGGCACGGTCTATGCCTTCTACGGCACGACCGATCCGTTGATCCCTATTGAAGAAATTGACCAAGTCGAAGCAGCCCTGACTGCAGCTAGCGATCGGCATCGGGTTTTCCGCTATGCGGCGGGCCATGGCTTCTTCTGCGATCAACGCTCTGACTACGTTCCTGCAGCGGCTGCAGATGCTTGGGATAAAGTGCTGGAGCTCTACCACAGCACACTCTAG
- a CDS encoding MBL fold metallo-hydrolase, whose translation MSVSPPAASSIAKPPQPVLDGLWAFAPNRDTLGGTAYFLKLPQGNWLIDAPAWHGETQAFVEEQGGLQGVFLTHRGAFGKAIAIQQHFDCDLVVQEQEAYLLPGANVTTFEQEQAIAPALTAIWTCGHSPGSACLYWEGHGGVLFTGRHLLPTRAGGVAPLRTAKTFHWPRQIRNTQMLCDRFSSETLAWICPGASSGFLRGRKAIASAYMQLQQLDWSALSEAQPLL comes from the coding sequence GTGTCTGTTTCGCCGCCTGCTGCCTCCTCGATCGCCAAGCCTCCCCAGCCTGTTTTGGATGGTCTGTGGGCGTTTGCGCCCAACCGCGACACCCTAGGGGGGACAGCCTACTTCCTGAAATTGCCCCAGGGCAACTGGTTGATTGATGCACCGGCTTGGCATGGCGAAACCCAGGCTTTTGTCGAGGAGCAAGGTGGTTTGCAAGGGGTCTTTCTGACCCATCGCGGGGCTTTTGGTAAAGCGATCGCCATTCAGCAACACTTTGACTGCGACTTGGTGGTGCAAGAGCAGGAAGCCTACCTATTGCCCGGCGCAAACGTCACAACCTTTGAACAGGAACAGGCGATCGCTCCAGCCTTAACTGCTATTTGGACTTGTGGCCACAGTCCGGGTTCCGCTTGCCTGTATTGGGAGGGGCACGGTGGTGTTCTCTTTACAGGTCGCCATTTGCTGCCAACTCGCGCAGGGGGGGTTGCCCCACTTCGCACCGCCAAGACCTTTCACTGGCCGCGTCAAATCCGTAATACTCAAATGCTTTGCGATCGCTTCAGCTCTGAAACCTTGGCTTGGATCTGCCCTGGTGCTAGCAGTGGCTTTTTGCGCGGCCGCAAAGCAATCGCCTCGGCCTACATGCAGCTGCAACAGCTGGACTGGTCTGCGCTATCGGAAGCTCAGCCGCTCCTCTAG